The Microcebus murinus isolate Inina chromosome 4, M.murinus_Inina_mat1.0, whole genome shotgun sequence genome has a segment encoding these proteins:
- the COX8A gene encoding cytochrome c oxidase subunit 8A, mitochondrial, with the protein MSVLTPLLLRGLTGSARRLPVLRAQIHSKPPREQLGTMDIVIGLTSCFVCFLLPSGWVLSHLESYKKRE; encoded by the exons ATGTCCGTCCTGACGCCGCTGCTGCTGCGGGGCCTGACAGGCTCGGCCCGGCGGCTCCCGGTGCTGCGCGCCCAGATCCATTCGAAGCCGCCGCGGGAGCAGCTTGGGACGATG GATATCGTCATTGGGCTCACCTCCTGCTTCGTGTGTTTCCTCCTGCCGTCGGGCTGGGTCCTGTCACACTTGGAGAGCTACAAGAAGCGGGAGTGA
- the OTUB1 gene encoding ubiquitin thioesterase OTUB1 translates to MAAEEPQQQKQEPLGSDSEGVNCLAYDEAIMAQQDRIQQEIAVQNPLVSERLELSVLYKEYAEDDNIYQQKIKDLHKKYSYIRKTRPDGNCFYRAFGFSHLEALLDDSKELQRFKAVSAKSKEDLVSQGFTEFTIEDFHNTFMDLIEQVEKQTSVADLLASFNDQSTSDYLVVYLRLLTSGYLQRESKFFEHFIEGGRTVKEFCQQEVEPMCKESDHIHIIALAQALNVSIQVEYMDRGEGGTTNPHVFPEGSEPKVYLLYRPGHYDILYK, encoded by the exons ATGGCGGCGGAAGAACCCCAGCAGCAGAAGCAGGAGCCGCTAGGCAGCGACTCCGAAG gtGTCAACTGTCTGGCTTATGATGAAGCCATCATGGCTCAGCAGGACCGAATTCAGCAAGAG ATTGCTGTGCAAAACCCGCTGGTGTCGGAGCGGCTGGAGCTCTCTGTCCTATACAAGGAGTATGCTGAGGATGACAACATCTACCAACAGAAGATCAAG GACCTCCACAAAAAGTACTCATACATCCGGAAGACCAGGCCCGACGGCAACTGCTTCTATCGAGCTTTTGGGTTCTCTCACTTGGAGGCGCTGCTGGATGACAGCAAGGAGTTACAGCG GTTCAAGGCTGTGTCTGCCAAGAGCAAAGAGGACCTGGTGTCCCAGGGCTTCACTGAGTTCACAATTGAGGATTTCCATAACACG TTCATGGACCTGATCGAGCAGGTAGAGAAGCAGACCTCAGTAGCCGACCTGCTGGCCTCCTTCAACGACCAGAGCACCTCAGACTACCTGGTGGTCTACCTGCGGCTGCTCACCTCAGGCTACCTGCAGCGGGAGAGCAAGTTCTTCGAGCACTTCATCGAGGGTGGACGGACTGTCAAGGAGTTCTGCCAGCAG GAGGTGGAGCCCATGTGCAAGGAGAGCGACCACATCCACATCATTGCGCTGGCCCAGGCCCTCAACGTGTCCATCCAGGTGGAGTACATGGACCGCGGTGAGGGCGGCACCACCAACCCGCACGTCTTCCCCGAGGGCTCCGAGCCCAAGGTCTACCTTCTCTACCGGCCTGGACACTACGACATCCTCTACAAATAG